TTCACAAGAGTCTCTGGTTGATGTGTCTGTTATTAAAGGCGAGTGtttccatataaaaaacatgcTTGCTATTTCAACATAAAGATAGCAATAATAACTTGGATGtattctcttttttcctctctacaTGTGGCTCTTTTGCAGTGAGTGAACCGGAGTTTAATGATGATGTTAGCTTGCACTGCTCTTTACAGGAACATAAGTACTGCACTCACACAGTAGAGTGGGTGTATGACCAGAAGATGCCCTCAGGTGTGAAggtattattattttcctgcCGGGCCACTGTGACATTTACAACATCTCTCCTCAGTCagaagtcaaacatttatgaGTTACTGAAATGCAAAGTGACAGCTAAAACTGGAGAGGTTCAGCTGTTCGGCTTCAGGCCTCAGTCCTTAGAtgaggaagatggagaaaaagatgcagcaaccacagcaaaaacaacaacaaccacagcaacTTTACTGGCAACAAGAAAACCAACAATCGCTATAGCAACAGCAGTGGATCTGCCTTCATTCAGCAGGAAATGGACGCGTATCGAAGGCAACGCaacagacaacaggaagtattcAAAGCAACAAGGTGATATCTTCCattccaaaacatttctttaaatgaatgtaGTCATTCTGTTCTGATGCactcttttttaattattatttcagatttcatCTATTCTTTAAGATGCATCATTGTGTCTGTGGGTTTGGCAGCTCTCCTAATGTTGGTTGTTGCAGTCAACAAGTGGGCAAAAACTAAAGGtaagaacatttaaatgtgctgcAGACTAACAGTGTTGTAGAGGGCCGCTCTGGGTTAACACGGTGCGTTCCTAACTGTCCGATCCGATACACTCCAGGTCACTTCGTATTAGTTGTTGCAATCATCATTTTATTCCACTTGACTGCCATACTTCAGACTGACTCATACTGACCAGGATAAACCGTACAATGGTGCCAACAATAAGCGACATTACAGCACGGTCAACAGAAATTACAACCACCACCGGCGGACCCTCTTCCTCATACATACAAATGGCTCCCATTCAAACCTTAGTGACGGCCACGCCCACCTCCTGCCACATCAGTAACTGCTTATTTCAATCATATGGCTCTTACAACATTCACACGTTacgtttttatacttccatccatccattgtatgtacagatcttttttatttgaataaaatccatCTGTTGTGAGTATAcagtcattaaaaatacaacaatgttGTAAACACATCACGCATATTAAGCCTTCCTATATTAGTGGGCAGAAGACAAAAGcaagaatttgttttaaaataatgtatttcatGGCTGTAGCTGGTGTGGTGGTAAAGTATAACTATTTCTGATAACATGATAACATAACATATGCctttaagtttgatttttatgctGGAAACTGAacattattttctcttctgATTATATCTCAGAACGCAGAACACAACTGGAACAAGTGAGTTATGCAATCAACAgtaattttctcatttatttatacaaaatgttgcctattttgtgttgaaatagTAATAAAGTAGGAGGTATATCTATAAAACATTAACACAAATtgtgctgttttgtttcagaaggAGCCAAATaaagaagatgaaaacattaaagagcCCAAACTCAACCTGAACACAACTCCCTGTAGGATTCGGACCAACAACTGAAGGATCACAGTCAGAGGACTGAAAAACAACGTATTCAGGAGAGAGTTTCCACCACCGGTTGGATTCTCACTGGGAATGTGGAGTTAAACCCAAACGCCCAGTGGTGCATCATAACTAGAAACAGATCGCTTTCCAGAGAATCCATTTGAACCGTCACTGCTCACTAGAGCCCTCTAGTGGAAGAAAAGCATAAAGACTCATTGTGTATGTTGTGCACTgttatattaattaaatatacttttttttggtaaaatattcttgaatAAAATTGAAGGTTTATTCACCAgatctgtaaatgtttaattgaaGAGGATGCCTTTGAACTCTTATGGTTTCACACATTGAGAAGAAAACGGCTGCTGAGTTTCCATAACGTCACACATGTTGAAGTTTatatcctaaaaaaaaagagtccacCAGACCAAATAAAGTGATGCTACTGTTGAAACTCTTAGATCATCTCTGGTAGAGACAGAAACTAACACCTCCAACAGCATCCTGTATCTCATGACgtttaatgtcaaatttatcCTGGTGTGTGAAgcagaaaagcttttattcaTAGATTTGGCTGCTTAGTGAAACTAACACCTCACTGACCACAGATAAAGTCATAGAGTGGTTTTTGAGATATATTAGTTTgtatgaaaaaaacccaaagctggacaacaaaataaacttaatcAAAGAGAggactgcagtttttaaaataaaataaaaaatatatatatatatatatatatatatgtattttattttattttatttgcagagagataaaaaaaaagaaacaacaaacaaaaggaacaaacaaaGTTCAGACGTTGGGACAGAGAGTGAAGTCATGATGAGGAAGAAACGCCTCCAACCACACAGATCCTCATATTTCACCTCTTGCCTCTTTAACCTCTCAGTCATTTCTGATTGTCTgcaagagagacagagaggagcaATGATCACTGCTGGagagaaacaaacttctttatTTGTAACGCTGATGCTTTACTTAACAGGTAAGAATATtacatgcaattttaaaaaataatttaaaacagttttatacttaactaaaactaaatatggTTCCTTATCTGAGACACTCGTGTTTATTGAGACTTGgctatttttcatttcataatctttttttttctcagcagcagcagctggtcaAACTCAGTACTCAGCAGTCAAAGTTGGGGATGAAGTCACTTTGCCTTGCAGAAATGTGATCTACATGAGATATGACTGTGACAGCATCACATGGATCTTCAATAATAACAGCAGAACATCAacactgtttgaaaatgaacagattCATAAAGATGCAGCAGCAAAATCAGACAGACTGAGAGTTACATCAGACTATTCTCTGGTTATAGAGAAAGTCTCAGTGGAGGATGTTGGTCAGTACACCTGCAGACAGTGTATAAACGGACAACAAAGATCAAACTCTGTTAATATTCTGTCTGTTATTCAAAGTAAGtatttatatcatgtttatcAGAACAAACTGTCCAAccacaaactaaaacataaccagaaaaatgacaaagctatttttttgttttcagtggttcaacagaaacagaaagataaaatcaTCCTAACCTGCTCTGTGATGGATTATAATGACTGCAGACACACAGTGAAGTGGCTGAATGAAGGTAGAGAGGAAATGTTGTCAGACATGAAGGAATCGTATCAGTCCTGCTCTGATACTGTAACGATTCCAACATCTGACagaaactggaaggaaaactctgaaatattaaagtgtAAAGTTACAAATAGTTACAGTAACGAAGTGCAGCTGTTTGACTTCAGGATTCAGTTCTCTGGTGGAAAAACAGGTGAGAATATTTTTATCAACtcagtttcaaaataattgtttagcacatttcagcggCAAGggatttcaaagtgctttacatcaaatcgaacacaaaaacacaatgcaacattaATCATTGAACAAATGgacatttattgcaataaattcaaCTACAAATGTCAATTTCTCAAAACATTCAGGTAGAAACTGAATCTCTTAAAATTCAAAGCCTcaatatttcatcaatatttcatcaatatttcatcaatatttcatcaatatttcatcaatatttcatAGTTTATGTGAGACAATATTTCTTCTGTCAGGATGGGTTTGGTTGTTCGTTATCCGTCCTCTGTGTTTGGCAGTGAT
The Gambusia affinis linkage group LG22, SWU_Gaff_1.0, whole genome shotgun sequence DNA segment above includes these coding regions:
- the LOC122825843 gene encoding uncharacterized protein LOC122825843, coding for MTIEQKTMIRFGSIIGPFLMVLFHFPAAAEGQTSSFFTVQAGDKITLSCENIRKDLKNCDRTTWTYRNFMQEGTIFENGQIKKDATTDSSRLSLTADCSLVIKKITLQDAGLYTCKQNLLANQDSQESLVDVSVIKVSEPEFNDDVSLHCSLQEHKYCTHTVEWVYDQKMPSGVKVLLFSCRATVTFTTSLLSQKSNIYELLKCKVTAKTGEVQLFGFRPQSLDEEDGEKDAATTAKTTTTTATLLATRKPTIAIATAVDLPSFSRKWTRIEGNATDNRKYSKQQDFIYSLRCIIVSVGLAALLMLVVAVNKWAKTKERRTQLEQKEPNKEDENIKEPKLNLNTTPCRIRTNN
- the LOC122825844 gene encoding uncharacterized protein LOC122825844; this encodes MRYDCDSITWIFNNNSRTSTLFENEQIHKDAAAKSDRLRVTSDYSLVIEKVSVEDVGQYTCRQCINGQQRSNSVNILSVIQMVQQKQKDKIILTCSVMDYNDCRHTVKWLNEGREEMLSDMKESYQSCSDTVTIPTSDRNWKENSEILKCKVTNSYSNEVQLFDFRIQFSGGKTGWVWLFVIRPLCLAVMIGTVLVINRWTKTKGNKTIEEESKTEDEEDLTPKRTKRPRNKPE